The genomic interval ACTCAACGCCGTCGCCCCGGACACGCCATGACCCAGCCCGCTCCCTCGGCGCCTGCCGCGCCGACCCTCGATCTTCCTGTCCTGCCCGCCCACGGCGCAGCAGCCCCCGACCCGGCACTGCCGGCGCGCGGCAAGCTCTACATCCAGACCCACGGGTGCCAGATGAACGAGTACGACTCGGCCAAGATGGCCGATGTGCTCGCCGCCGCCGAGGGCCTGGAGCTCACCGACGATGTCGAGGAGGCCGATGTTGTGCTGGTCAACACCTGCTCGATCCGCGAGAAGGCGCAGGAGAAGGTGTTCAGCCAGCTCGGCCGCTGGCGCATGCTCAAGGAAGCCAGGCTCAAGCAGGACGGCAAGGCGATCGTGATCGGCGTCGGCGGCTGCGTCGCATCCCAGGAGGGCGAGGCGATCGTCAAGCGCGCGCCGTATGTGGACCTGGTGTTCGGCCCGCAGACGCTGCACCGCCTGCCCGAGCTGATCCGCGCCAAGCGCGCGACCGGTCAGCCGCAGGTGGACATCAGCTTTCCGGAGATCGAGAAGTTCGACCGCCTGCCCGAGCCGCGCGCAGACGGCCCGAGTGCGTTCGTTTCGATCATGGAAGGCTGCTCGAAGTACTGCTCGTTCTGCGTGGTGCCCTACACCCGCGGCGAAGAGGTCAGCCGGCCGTTCGAGGACGTGCTGGTCGAGGTCGTGCGGCTGGCCGGCCAGGGCGTGCGCGAGATCAATCTGCTGGGGCAGAACGTCAACGCCTACCGCGGGCCGATGGGCGGCGACGAGGTGGCCGACCTGGGCCTGCTGATCCGCACGATCGCGCAGGTCGACGGCATCGAGCGCATCCGCTTCACGACCTCGCACCCGCTGGAGTTCTCCGACTCGCTGATCGAGGCCTACCGCGACGTGCCCCAGCTGGCCAACTACCTGCATCTGCCGGTGCAGGCAGGCAGCGATCGCATCCTCTCGGCGATGAAGCGCGGCTACACGGCGCTGGAGTTCAAGCAGAAGATCCGCAAGTTGCGCGCCGTGCGCCCGGACATTTCGATCTCCTCGGACTTCATCGTCGGTTTCCCCGGCGAGACCGAGGCCGACTTCGAGAAGACGATGAAGCTGATCGAGGACGTGGGCTTCGACCAGTCGTTCTCCTTCATCTATTCGCGCCGGCCCGGCACCCCGGCCGCCGACCTCGAGGACACGGTGACCCAGGCCGAAAAGCACGCCCGGCTCAGGCGACTGCAGGCGCATATCAATGCGTACGCGGCCGGCATCTCGCAACGGATGGTCGGCAGCGTGCAGCGCGTGCTGGTCGAAGGCCCGTCGCGCAAGGACCCCAACGAACTGACCGGCAAGACCGAAAACATGCGCTCGGTGAACTTCCCCGCCCCGCCGCGCCTGATCGGACAGTTCGTCGATGTCGAGATCACCGCCGCGCTCAGCAACTCGCTGCGCGGCCGGGTGCGCTTGGACGAAGACGTCGCGGCCGCGTAATACGGCCTGCCGCCGCGGCGTTCTCGCGCCGCGGCGGGTGCGTCAGTCGAGGCGTTTTCGGAACCGCGCGATCGCCAGCGCCATCGTGACCGCGGTGAACGCGCCCAGCGCCAGGATCGACGGCCACAGCTCCCAGATGCTCGCCCCGCGCAGCATGATGCCGCGCACCAGGCGCAGGAACTGGGTCATCGGCAAGGCCTCGGCGCCCCACTGCACCACGTCCGGCATGCCGGCGAACGGGAACATGAAACCCGAGATCAGGATCGACGGCAGGAACACCAGCATCGCCACCTGGATCGCCTGGAACTGGGTGCGCGCATGCGTGGAGATCAGCAGACCCATCGCCAGGTTGGCGAAGATCAGCAACAGCGAGGCCAGGTAGACGTCGAGCAGGCTGCCGCGCAGCGGCACGTCGAAGAACCAGATCCCCAGCACCAGGATCAACGTGGTCTGGATCAGGCCGATCGCCGCGTACGGCAGCACCTTGCCGACCATCAGTTCGCCACGCGCCAGCGGTGTGGCGATCAGCAGCTCCATGTTGCCGCGCTCGCGTTCGCGCACGATCGCCATCGCGGTGAACATGGTCATGGTCATCGTGAGGATGATGCCGATCAGCCCGGGCACGATGCTCACCGCCGAGCGCCGCTCAGGGTTGTAGAAACTCAAGACTTCGATCTGCGGCGCCGCGCGTGCGTCGCGGTGCCCGTCGGGGCCTTCGAGCGGCAGTTGCGCGATCTGGTTCGCAGCCGCCTGCACCACCGTGTCGGTACCGTCGACCATGACTTGCATCGCCGGACGGCCATCGAGCACGCGGCGCTCGAAATCCGGCGGGATCGTGATCCCGACGCTGATCTCACCGCGGCGCAGCATCTCGACCAGCTGCTGTGGGCTGTCGACGACCGCGACGGTATCGACGACGCCGGTCGCCTGGAGATCCATGACCGCCGCGCGCGAGGTCGCGGTCACCGCTTGATCGGCAATCGCCGCATCGAGCCCGCGCGGGTTGTAGTTGATCGCATAGCCGAACAGCAGCAGGTCGACGACCGGGATCATTACGATCATCACCAGGCTGATCCGGTCTCGGCGGATCTGCCGCAATTCCTTGATCACCACGGCCCATAGCCGGCGCAGGGGGTTCATGCGCGGTCCTCCCCGTCGGCGCCGCGGGTCGCGGCGACGAACACGTCCTCGAGGTTGGGCGTCGCCGGCCGGACCTCGGCCTCGAGGCCAGCGCCGCGCAGCGCCTCGGCCAGCCCGTCGTCCCCATCCGCGCCGTCGCGCGCAAGCACGCGCAGACTGTTGCCGATCTGAGCGACGCTGAGCACGTTGGGAAGACGGGCGAGCACCTGCTGCGCGCGTCGCGGCTGCGCGGCGTGCACTTCGACACTGCGGCCCGACAGTTCGGCCGCCAATGCGCCCGGTGCGCCGTCGGCGACCAGCACGCCGCGGTCGAGGATCGCGATGCGGTGGCAACGCTCGGCCTCGTCCATGTAGTGGGTCGAGACCAGCAGCGTGGTGCCGCTGTCGGCCAGTTCGAAGAGCTTGTCCCAGAAGTCGCGACGCGACTCGGGATCGACCGCGCTGGTCGGCTCGTCGAGAAACAACAATTCCGGGCGGTGGATCACCGCGCCGGCCAATGCCAAGCGCTGCTTCTGGCCGCCGCTCATCGTGCCGGCGAGTTGACCCTGGCGATCGGCGAAATGGTAGAGCTCGACCAGCTCGTCGACCCGGGCGCGTGCCTGCGCACGCGGCAAGCCGTAAACCGCTGCGAGGAACTCCAGGTTCTCGCGCACCGTCAGGTCCTCAAACAGCGAGAACTTCTGCGTCATGTAGCCGATGCGCAGGCGCAGCGCGTCGGCCTGGTCGGGAATGCGCAGGCCGAGCACCTCGATCTCGCCCTCGCTCGGGGTCAGCAGGCCGCAGAGCATGCGGATCGTGGTCGACTTGCCCGAGCCGTTCGGCCCGAGGAACCCGTAGACGCTGGCGCGTGGCACGGTCAGATCGACATGGTCGACCGCGACCAGCCCGCCGAAGCGCTTGACCAGGCCACGGGCGTGGATCGCGGCATCGCCGGCCGCCGCAGATGGCATCGCGCCCGTCGAAGGTCCATCGCCCATCGTCAGAACTCCACCCGCAGCGGCAGGCCCGCCGGCAGGTCGCCGGCCTCTTCCAGTTCGACCTCGGCCAGGTAGCTCAGGCGCGCGGCGTCCTTGCCGCTGAGTGCGTAGTACGGCGTGAACGTCGGCTCGCTGCGCACCATGCGCACGCGGCCGGCGTAGACGCGCTCGCCCTGGGCGCCCACGCGCACGGTGGCGCGATCGCCCACCTGCACGCCGGCCCGCAGCGGCTCGGGCACGTAGACCCGCGCATAGGGTTGTTCGCCGACCAGCAGCACCGCCAGCGGTGCGCCGACCGGCGCCTCGTCGCCGAGCCGGTACGGCAGGCTGTCCACGCGCGCCGCGCGCGGCGCGACGACATCCAGCCGCCCGGTGCTGACCGACTGCGTCCGCGCCTGGGCCTGCGCCGCCTCGAGTGCGGCCTGCGCCTGCGCAATCTGCTCTGGACGCGCGCCGTTCTGCAGCTCGGCCAACGCGGCCTGGGCGCCGGCGACTTGGGCCTGGGCATTGCCGGCGGCCGCACGCGCGCGATCGACATCGGCGGCCGAGACCAGTTGCCGGCCGCCCAGCGGTTGCAAGCGCTCGTAATAAGCGCGCGCATCGCGGGCCTGCGCCTGGGCGGCGGCGAGATTGGCCCGCGCCTGGTCGATGTCCTCGCGGCGTGCGCCGTTACGCAACTCCTCCAGCGCCTCGCGCTGGCGCGCGACCTCGGCCTCGGCGGCTGCGAGCTGGGCATCGCCGCGGGTCCGCTCCAGAGTCAGGATGCGCTCGCCGGCCTTCACGCGCTGGCCCTCGCGCACCGCGATCTCGGCGATGCGCTCGGCGGCCGGTGCCGGCACCGTGATGCGGTCGTACTCCAGGGTGCCGAGCGCATGCGGCGGCTCGCGGCTGCAGCCGGCGAGGAGCGCGGCCACGAGCGCGAGAACCGAGATCGGGATGAGACGGGTCATATGGGCAGCTCCAGGCCGCGATCCAGCAAGGCGAGCGCGTGCAGGCGGATGTCGTCGATGCCCAGGTCGTCGCTGGCGAACAGCTGCCGCCAGATCGGGGTGCCGGCCGCGGGGAACAGGGTCAGCCCGACCAGCGAGACCATCAGCAGCCGCGGATCGAGCGCGGGATTGAGCCGGCCGGCCTGCTGCTCCTGAGCGAAGCGTGCGGCCATGAACGCGCTGATCTCCGGCGCCAGCCGGGTGACCAGCAGATCGCGCAGGTCGCCGCCCTCGCTGACCACCTCGCGGATCCACAACGCGGGCATCCACGGGTGCCGGGCGACCAGTGCGCACAACAGGTCGACGAACGCGACCAGCACCGTGCGCAGCGACGCATCGGCCATGCCCAGCAAGGTCTCGCGGACCTCGTCGAACACCGGCATCAGCCGTTCGGCAATCACCGCATCGCGCAGACCGGCGGCATCGCGGAAGTAGTAATGCAGCAGTGCCGGCGTGACCCCGGCCTCGGTGGCGATGTCGCGCAGCGAGGTCGCCGCGATGCCGCGGCGCACATAGCAGGCGAGCGCGGCATCGAGCGCGCTGCCTCGCCGGTCGGTGTCGCCGGCGGGCGGACGCCCCGGCGTGCGGGCGGGATCGGGGGTGCGGGGTCTGGCCATGCGGTCAATATTAATTGACCGATCAATTAATGGCCGAATGCGCGCTGAATCGCGGGCTGCGACGCCGTCCTGCCTGGCGATGCGCTACCCTGCGCGCCCTATGCAGACCAGCCCCCAGACCGACTTCGTCCTCGAACCGGACGACACCGAGCGCCTCGCCAACCTCGCCGGCCCCTTCGACAGCCACCTGCGCCAGATCGAACTGCGCCTGGGCGTGGAGATCGCCAATCGCGGCCATGTGTTCCGTATCACCGGCCGCGACCGCGATGTGGTCGCACGCGCCGAAGCCTTCTTGCGTGCGCTCTACGCCGAGACCGAAACCGAGACGCTCGACAGCCAGGCGGTGGCGATGCGGCTCTCGGAGGCCAATGTGGCGCGCGACGACGACGTCGTACCGCAGGAAGTGGCGGTCCGGGTCAAGCGCGGCACAGTCCGCGGGCGCGGCGCAAACCAGGTCCGCTACCTGCACCGCATCGCCACCCACGACATCAATTTCGGCATCGGCCCGGCGGGCACCGGCAAGACCTTCCTCGCGGTGGCGATGGCGGTCGAGGCGCTCAACGAATCCAAGGTCCAACGGCTGGTGCTGGTGCGTCCGGCGGTCGAGGCCGGCGAGAAACTCGGCTTTCTGCCCGGCGATCTGAGCCAGAAAGTCGACCCGTACCTGCGCCCGCTCTACGACGCGCTGTACGAGATGCTCGGCGTGGAGAAGGTCGCCAAGCTGCTGGAACGCAATGTCATCGAGATCGCGCCGCTGGCGTACATGCGCGGACGCACGCTCAACGATGCCTTCGTGATCC from Luteimonas sp. S4-F44 carries:
- the miaB gene encoding tRNA (N6-isopentenyl adenosine(37)-C2)-methylthiotransferase MiaB, encoding MTQPAPSAPAAPTLDLPVLPAHGAAAPDPALPARGKLYIQTHGCQMNEYDSAKMADVLAAAEGLELTDDVEEADVVLVNTCSIREKAQEKVFSQLGRWRMLKEARLKQDGKAIVIGVGGCVASQEGEAIVKRAPYVDLVFGPQTLHRLPELIRAKRATGQPQVDISFPEIEKFDRLPEPRADGPSAFVSIMEGCSKYCSFCVVPYTRGEEVSRPFEDVLVEVVRLAGQGVREINLLGQNVNAYRGPMGGDEVADLGLLIRTIAQVDGIERIRFTTSHPLEFSDSLIEAYRDVPQLANYLHLPVQAGSDRILSAMKRGYTALEFKQKIRKLRAVRPDISISSDFIVGFPGETEADFEKTMKLIEDVGFDQSFSFIYSRRPGTPAADLEDTVTQAEKHARLRRLQAHINAYAAGISQRMVGSVQRVLVEGPSRKDPNELTGKTENMRSVNFPAPPRLIGQFVDVEITAALSNSLRGRVRLDEDVAAA
- a CDS encoding HlyD family efflux transporter periplasmic adaptor subunit, translated to MTRLIPISVLALVAALLAGCSREPPHALGTLEYDRITVPAPAAERIAEIAVREGQRVKAGERILTLERTRGDAQLAAAEAEVARQREALEELRNGARREDIDQARANLAAAQAQARDARAYYERLQPLGGRQLVSAADVDRARAAAGNAQAQVAGAQAALAELQNGARPEQIAQAQAALEAAQAQARTQSVSTGRLDVVAPRAARVDSLPYRLGDEAPVGAPLAVLLVGEQPYARVYVPEPLRAGVQVGDRATVRVGAQGERVYAGRVRMVRSEPTFTPYYALSGKDAARLSYLAEVELEEAGDLPAGLPLRVEF
- a CDS encoding ABC transporter permease — protein: MNPLRRLWAVVIKELRQIRRDRISLVMIVMIPVVDLLLFGYAINYNPRGLDAAIADQAVTATSRAAVMDLQATGVVDTVAVVDSPQQLVEMLRRGEISVGITIPPDFERRVLDGRPAMQVMVDGTDTVVQAAANQIAQLPLEGPDGHRDARAAPQIEVLSFYNPERRSAVSIVPGLIGIILTMTMTMFTAMAIVRERERGNMELLIATPLARGELMVGKVLPYAAIGLIQTTLILVLGIWFFDVPLRGSLLDVYLASLLLIFANLAMGLLISTHARTQFQAIQVAMLVFLPSILISGFMFPFAGMPDVVQWGAEALPMTQFLRLVRGIMLRGASIWELWPSILALGAFTAVTMALAIARFRKRLD
- a CDS encoding ABC transporter ATP-binding protein — its product is MHARGLVKRFGGLVAVDHVDLTVPRASVYGFLGPNGSGKSTTIRMLCGLLTPSEGEIEVLGLRIPDQADALRLRIGYMTQKFSLFEDLTVRENLEFLAAVYGLPRAQARARVDELVELYHFADRQGQLAGTMSGGQKQRLALAGAVIHRPELLFLDEPTSAVDPESRRDFWDKLFELADSGTTLLVSTHYMDEAERCHRIAILDRGVLVADGAPGALAAELSGRSVEVHAAQPRRAQQVLARLPNVLSVAQIGNSLRVLARDGADGDDGLAEALRGAGLEAEVRPATPNLEDVFVAATRGADGEDRA
- a CDS encoding PhoH family protein, whose product is MQTSPQTDFVLEPDDTERLANLAGPFDSHLRQIELRLGVEIANRGHVFRITGRDRDVVARAEAFLRALYAETETETLDSQAVAMRLSEANVARDDDVVPQEVAVRVKRGTVRGRGANQVRYLHRIATHDINFGIGPAGTGKTFLAVAMAVEALNESKVQRLVLVRPAVEAGEKLGFLPGDLSQKVDPYLRPLYDALYEMLGVEKVAKLLERNVIEIAPLAYMRGRTLNDAFVILDEAQNTTIEQMKMFLTRLGFGSTAVVTGDLTQIDLPKHMKSGLRDALDVLREVDGVSFTFFEARDVVRHPLVARIVSAYERRDASDAATGPA
- a CDS encoding TetR/AcrR family transcriptional regulator codes for the protein MARPRTPDPARTPGRPPAGDTDRRGSALDAALACYVRRGIAATSLRDIATEAGVTPALLHYYFRDAAGLRDAVIAERLMPVFDEVRETLLGMADASLRTVLVAFVDLLCALVARHPWMPALWIREVVSEGGDLRDLLVTRLAPEISAFMAARFAQEQQAGRLNPALDPRLLMVSLVGLTLFPAAGTPIWRQLFASDDLGIDDIRLHALALLDRGLELPI